ACTCATCAATGTTCCTTATGCTGGGGTTGATCTTCATTACAGGCAGAGGACGAGGTTCCCTGCTTATCTGCAGCTTTACCTGCTCGATATGGTTGCAATAGATATGTGAATCCCCCAAAGTATGGACAAAATCTCCGGGTTTGAGACCGCAAACCTGTGCTACCATCATAGTCAAGAGGGCATAGGAGGCTATATTGAAGGGAACTCCCAGGAAGATATCTGCACTGCGTTGATAGAGCTGACAGCTTAGTCTGCCGTTGGCAACATAAAACTGAAACAAGATATGGCAGGGAGGCAACTGCATTTCATCGATTTGCCCCACATTCCATGCCGATACTATATGCCTCCGTGAATCAGGATTATTCTTTATTGATTCGATAACCTGTAGTACCTGGTCAATATGACCTCCGCTATAATCCGGCCATGACCTCCATTGATAACCGTAAATGGGTCCCAGTTCACCGTCTTCCTTAGCCCATTCATTCCAGATGCGCACCCCGTTATCCTGAAGGTATTTGACATTTGTACTACCCTTTAAAAACCACAGTAACTCGTATATGATAGATTTAAGGTGTAGTTTTTTTGTTGTGACAAGAGGAAAACCGTCCTCAAGATTGAAGCGCATCTGGTGTCCGAAAACCGAAATGGTTCCGGTGCCTGTTCTGTCTTCCTTAAGTACGCCTTCTGCTAGCACCCTTCGTACGAGGTCGAGATATTGTTGCATCTTACAATGTTTTAGTCGATCACCTTTTGGGATTAAGGTCAATAACAGTCATTATCGGGTAATGATCTGAATACTTGACCGGGAATTTCCTGAAATTATAGGAACTGAATGCAGGATCATGGAAAATATAATCAATGCGGAAAGAGGGGAGGCGTCGTCCATTGTATGTACCTCCGAAACCTGATCCGGATTCTGTAAAGGCATCTTTTAGTTTACCACGCATTTTGCGGTAAACATAAGACACAGGGATATCATTAAAATCACCGCAGACTATCACCGGATATGGTGACTCTGCAATCTGTCCTGAGATTGTCTCTGCCTGGGTGGCCCGTGACCTAAGTGCCCTTGTGAGTTTTCTTGAAATATTTATAAGTCCCCGTTTCTGACTTTCGCTCATGCGAAAATCAAGACTGTCAAGCACTTCCAGTTCGTTATCCTGGAATCCTATAGACTCAAGGTGCGAGTTAAATACCCTTACAACGGTACCGTTTATGTCGATATCGGCATAGATTGTCATATTACGGCTCTGATCGAAGCGTATTGCACCACCTTCGATAATAGGGTATTTTGAATAGATAGCTAATCCATAACCGGTGTTTCCCTTGTGCTTTTCAGTATATTCGAAATATCTGTGAGGATAGGCTCTGAACTTCATAGCTATTGCTGCAGGGCTGTATTCCTCCGGCTTCAGCTTTGTATAGTACTCCTGAAAGCTTATAATGTCGGGCGATTGTTGCAAGATAAAATCAAAGGTTACTTCCGGGGTATTGTTCACTCCTGAATGCTTGTAGTAATCGAACATTCTGGTATTGTATGACATCACCGTTACCGGTTTTTCCAATACCAGAGATGCTTCGACATTCTTACCCCAGATTCTGAAGCAATGGTTCCAGTGAGGTAGACTAATTAGAAGTGCGATAATTGGTATTAAGACAAACCATGATTTACGTAGCAGCAGAATAATGGCAAGGGCAAGGTTGAAGATCCATAGAGCAACAAAGGCAAAGCCAGCAAAGGCCAGGAAGTGGAGACTTCCCGGTGGGATATAGGCTGTTGCTGTTGAAAACAGCAAGGCCAGTGCAGACAATGTCACGATAGTGAGCGATATTGAATAAAGAATCTTTTTCAAGCCTGTATTAAACTTCTGATTTGCTTCCTAAATATAGCTAAATGTCCCCTTCTTTGCTAGCATCAAAGAGAGTTCTCTTCTCCTCAGCAGTAAGGCTCTCATATCCATTACTTTTGATTTTCTCAAGGATACGATCAAGTTCTTTCTGCCTGCGGACCTTCAGGGCATTGTATTCGTAGTCGGTCAATGGTCTCTTGTGAGCAACCGATAGCTTTGGCTTTCTTGATAGTTTGTTCTTGACATCCTGCAAGGGTGATGACATAAAGGTCCTGCTGTCTGGCAATCCTTTCACAGACCATCTCCATCCAAGGAGCAGGCCGACAAGGGAACCGCCTATATGTGCCAGATGGCCGCCCGTATTGTTAAGATTAGAAATACTGATCAGGTCTATAATAAGCGCAGCAAGTGCTATATACTTCAACCTTACCTCACCGAAGAAGAGCAGATAGACCTTGTGGTTGGGCTCATACCGCGCTACTGTAAACAGCACTGCCATTACGGATGCAGAGGCCCCCATTAGAATGGCATTGTCATTGCCGTAAAAAACCGGCAGGAAGTTGTATGCCAGGAAGAAAGCAAGTGCTCCTGCCAGACCTCCTATAAGGTAGGTGCGAAGGAGATAACTCTCGCCAATAATGTGCATAAACAACCTGCCAAACCAGTATAGATAAAGTACATTAAACAGGAGGTGCAGGAAATCAAAATGCAGAAACATATAAGTGACTGGAGTCCAGAAATGCCTCAGCAGTTCCAGATAATCAGCCGGTACGCTAAAGGCTGTCAACCAGGGTAATATCACAGATGGCTGGTTACCTGACAGCACCATAAACAGCTGAATAAACCTGAAGATCAGGAATACCCCAATATTGACATAAATCAACCGGGTAAGGACACTACCATATTTGAAAGAGTCCCGTATTTCAGAACTTATTGACATAGCTGCAAATTAATAAACTCCCTTTTTACGCCAGTAGCGGATAAGGAAAAAACCAAAGAGCATACCTCCAAGGTGGGCAAAGTGTGCTACATTATCACCTGAGAAATTAGCCACACCAAGGAACAGCTCTATCACCCCATATATTATTACAAAGTACTTTGCTTTGATAGGCATTGGTGGAATCATCAGGAATAATACAGTATTGGGGAAAAGCATTCCGAATGCCAGCAGGATGCCGAATACGGCTCCTGACGCTCCCACGGTAGCGTATAAATTCAGGTATCTTGCATAGTCCAAGCCATAATTATACACATACTCCTTTGACAAGCCTATTGCCAGTTCCGGGTTGGTATTGATAAGGCCATTGTATGCGTTTTCAAAAGCGATATAGGCGTTTTGGTTGATCATCGGTGTCTGGCCAAAGAATGCCAGCAGGTTTTCGTGTGAAGGGTTGTTCAGATAGTAGGTAACAGCGTTAAGTACAGGCTGTACCTCTACCATCTGCACTAGCATCTGTATTAATCCTGCCCCTACTCCTGTTACCATGTAATACAACAGGAATCTTTTTGGTCCCCATACCATCTCCAACATTCTGCCAAACATAAATAGGGCAAACATATTGAAAAACAGGTGTGAAGGCTGGGGATAGGCATGCAGAAACATATAGGTAATCAGCTGATATGGTCTGAAGTATTCCGCAGCAGGCACATGCAGTCCCAGATAATCTTCTATTCTTATGCCAAGGCGGGAATACAAGACTATAGATGCAAAGAAAAACAGTACGTTAATTATCAGTAGATTTTTTACTACCGGGGGCATGCCAAACGGCGATGGTCTGAAACTCATATTCCTTCGTATTAGTAGCTATTCAGCAAATTTAACCTTATCTAAACCACTTTTCAATCTCTTCATTCTCTACAATAGTAAATACCCGCTTACCTGATGATGTATAGGCCGGAGTATTGCACTGGAATAGCTGTGCTACAAGCATCGTCATCTCCTCAGCCGATAGCCGCTCGCCTGCCATCATGCAGGCGTTGCGGGCCATAATTGCAGCGAGCTGTTCCCTCATCTCCAAAGATGCATCCTTTTCTCCACTTTTATATGCTTCAAGGAGCTGGTCAAGGAAAGAAACTGTGCGGGAATTATCAAACCCGTCAGGGATTCCGCTGACCGCAAAGATTCCAGGTTCAGTTTCCTTTATGTCGAACCCGAATGTACCCAAATCTTCCATTATATCTCTCATCAGCACTGCGTCATCAGTGTCAGGATGAAGGATTTCAGGGAATAACAATTGTTGGGTAGCCGAATTTCCTGACCTGATAGTGTTGATGAAGCGTTCGAATAGTACACGTTCATGTGCCCTGCGCTGATCGATAACCATCAATCCTGACCTTACCGGGGTCAGGATGTATTTGTTCTTTATCTGGAAGAAGGTAGCATCCTCTACAGGTCTGTCATGCTCAAAGTTGACAATCGATGTTTGTATATCTGCCTCATTTCCTTTTGATGGCAGTACTAAAATCTCTTCCTCTTCATCATCATCAGGTAAAGTAATTTCTCCACCTTTTTCAAAACCTTTGTATAACTCCTGCCATTCGGGTATTAGAGTCGACTGAGGCCTGTTATAGTTTGACTCCTTCCTGAATGGATTATAATCAGGGTTAAAGCTGATCTGAGGAGGTTTAACCTCTGTGGGGTTGAACGTGACAGGGATGTCTATCTGCCCTTCGGTATCAAAGTCAATCGAGGGCACTATGCTATGCTTGCCAAGGCTCTCGCGTATGGCTGAGTTGAGTATCTTCCAGATCAGCTGCTCATCTTCAAATTTGATCTCAGTCTTGGTAGGGTGGATGTTGACGTCGATCATTTCCGGGGCTATATCCAGATATAGGTAATAGGAAGGATAAGCATCCGAAGGGATAAGGTTGGAATAGGCGTCCATTACTGCCTTGTGCAGGTAGGAATGGCGCATGTAGCGCTTGTTAACGAAGAAGTACTGATTGCCGACAGTCTTCCTGGCACCCTGTGGGGTGCCAATAAACCCGTGGATATAGACCACTGAGGTCTCTATATTTACTGGGATATGCTGTTTGTTGCTTTGTTTCCCTGCAATTGCTTCTATCCTCTGGCGGTGGTTCTCAGATTTCAGGTTGAGCAGGGGTTGGTCATTGTGCACCAGTATAAAAGCAATCTCCGGGTTGGCCAGCGCAACACGGTGCATTTCGCTGATTATATAACGCAGTTCGGTAGCATTTGACTTTAGAAAACGCCTTCGTGCGGGTACGTTGTAAAACAGATCCCTGATAATGAAGTTGCTGCCCTTGTCGCAGGCAATCGGTTTTTGGCTTTCAACCTTTGAGCCGGAAATAACAATCTGTGTTCCCAGGTCTGAATCAGTAGATCTGGTTCTTAGCTCTACATGAGCGATAGCAGCAATAGAAGCAAGGGCCTCCCCGCGGAAGCCCATAGTTCTTATAGCAAAAAGATCATCTGCTGATTTGATCTTGGAGGTGGCGTGCCGGTCAAAGGCAATACGGGCATCAGTCTCGCTCATGCCAATCCCGTTGTCAATCACCTGAATAAGGGTTCTGCCGGCGTCTTTGACAAGAACTCTTATGTCAGTCGCCCGCGCATCCAGTGCATTCTCGACTAGTTCCTTGACAACAGAAGCTGGCCGTTGAACTACTTCACCGGCAGCGATCTGGTTGGCTACCGAATCGGGCAAGAGTTGAATCAAATCTGGCATGTATTCCTGGCTCTCTTTATGGCTCTATTAACTGTTAGACTTAGGTGGATTAGAATTTAATCATGAAAAATGTAATAGCTGCAAGCAATATGATCCATACCAACAGTCGGCGGTTAGATTTGCGTACAGCTTTTTGTCTGTATTCGAAGAGACCCGGGTTACCCCTTCGCATGGCTCCCTTTACCCTGGATTCAATTCCGGTAGTTGTGTAGTCTCCGTCAAGAAGTCCAAGTTCTGCTTTAATACGCCTTTCACGTTCTTCTCTTTCTTCCTTTGCAGGATCATAGTAAAGAGGTTTATGGTTGAAAGAGCGTGCTTGTGGTGTACTGAAATTAAAGAGCCCCATAGCTATTGTTTTAGATTTCTACAAAAATACAAAAACCTTGTATTCTTTCCTGAAACTTGATACCTTTAATATCCTTAAGGAATAATCTAACCCTAATCAGCATGTTAGTTAAGACTTTCGGAGCTGCCGTTGCGGGTATTGATGCCATCCCTATAACAATCGAGGTGGATATTTCGCGCGGTATTCGTTTTTTTCTGGTAGGCCTTCCTGACAATGCGGTAAAAGAAAGTCAGCAACGGATAGAATCCGTTTTCAGGGTGTTTGGCTACACCTGGCCGGGCAGGAGAATAGTTATAAATATGGCTCCTGCCGATACCCGAAAGGAAGGCTCAGCCTATGACCTGCCACTGGCAATTGGAGTACTTGCCGGTGATGAACAAATATCCGCGGACCGTATTGGTGACTATCTGATGATGGGCGAACTGTCACTCGATGGCAGTCTCAAGCCCATAAGGGGCGCTTTACCCATAGCATTATGTGCTAAGGGAAACGGCTTTAAGGGCATCATCCTTCCCCGTGCCAATGCTCGGGAAGCTTCGGTTGTTGAAGGACTGGATGTATATGGAGCTGAGGATGTAGGTCAGGTGATAGGATTCCTCAACGGTACTTTGCAACTTGAGCCGATACTGTTTGATCTCGATAGTGAGTTTTCGGATCAGGCCTCTTATCACGAAATGGACCTTGCAGATGTCAAGGGACAGGAAAGTGTGAAGCGGGCACTTGAAGTGGCTGCAGCTGGCGGGCATAATATGATTATGATTGGGGCTCCTGGAAGTGGCAAGTCCATGCTTGCCAAGCGTCTTGCCACAATACTTCCGCCCATGCAACTTAGCGAGGCTCTTGAAACTACAAAGATACACTCGGTCGCCGGTAAGATGAATGGAGAGAGAGCTCTGCTTACTCAGCGTCCGTTCAGATCTCCACACCACACGATATCCAGCATTGCACTAGTTGGCGGGGGTAGTTTCCCCCAGCCCGGGGAGATATCACTTGCTCATAACGGTGTGCTGTTTTTGGATGAACTGCCTGAGTTTAACCGTACTGTGCTGGAGGTGTTGAGGCAACCTCTTGAGGACAGAGAAATTACAATATCCAGAGCAAGGGTATCTCTTAAGTATCCTGCATCCTTT
The genomic region above belongs to Xiashengella succiniciproducens and contains:
- a CDS encoding thymidylate synthase is translated as MQQYLDLVRRVLAEGVLKEDRTGTGTISVFGHQMRFNLEDGFPLVTTKKLHLKSIIYELLWFLKGSTNVKYLQDNGVRIWNEWAKEDGELGPIYGYQWRSWPDYSGGHIDQVLQVIESIKNNPDSRRHIVSAWNVGQIDEMQLPPCHILFQFYVANGRLSCQLYQRSADIFLGVPFNIASYALLTMMVAQVCGLKPGDFVHTLGDSHIYCNHIEQVKLQISREPRPLPVMKINPSIRNIDEFSFEDFELTGYDPHPHIKGDIAV
- a CDS encoding endonuclease/exonuclease/phosphatase family protein, which gives rise to MKKILYSISLTIVTLSALALLFSTATAYIPPGSLHFLAFAGFAFVALWIFNLALAIILLLRKSWFVLIPIIALLISLPHWNHCFRIWGKNVEASLVLEKPVTVMSYNTRMFDYYKHSGVNNTPEVTFDFILQQSPDIISFQEYYTKLKPEEYSPAAIAMKFRAYPHRYFEYTEKHKGNTGYGLAIYSKYPIIEGGAIRFDQSRNMTIYADIDINGTVVRVFNSHLESIGFQDNELEVLDSLDFRMSESQKRGLINISRKLTRALRSRATQAETISGQIAESPYPVIVCGDFNDIPVSYVYRKMRGKLKDAFTESGSGFGGTYNGRRLPSFRIDYIFHDPAFSSYNFRKFPVKYSDHYPIMTVIDLNPKR
- a CDS encoding rhomboid family intramembrane serine protease, whose amino-acid sequence is MSISSEIRDSFKYGSVLTRLIYVNIGVFLIFRFIQLFMVLSGNQPSVILPWLTAFSVPADYLELLRHFWTPVTYMFLHFDFLHLLFNVLYLYWFGRLFMHIIGESYLLRTYLIGGLAGALAFFLAYNFLPVFYGNDNAILMGASASVMAVLFTVARYEPNHKVYLLFFGEVRLKYIALAALIIDLISISNLNNTGGHLAHIGGSLVGLLLGWRWSVKGLPDSRTFMSSPLQDVKNKLSRKPKLSVAHKRPLTDYEYNALKVRRQKELDRILEKIKSNGYESLTAEEKRTLFDASKEGDI
- a CDS encoding rhomboid family intramembrane serine protease; translated protein: MSFRPSPFGMPPVVKNLLIINVLFFFASIVLYSRLGIRIEDYLGLHVPAAEYFRPYQLITYMFLHAYPQPSHLFFNMFALFMFGRMLEMVWGPKRFLLYYMVTGVGAGLIQMLVQMVEVQPVLNAVTYYLNNPSHENLLAFFGQTPMINQNAYIAFENAYNGLINTNPELAIGLSKEYVYNYGLDYARYLNLYATVGASGAVFGILLAFGMLFPNTVLFLMIPPMPIKAKYFVIIYGVIELFLGVANFSGDNVAHFAHLGGMLFGFFLIRYWRKKGVY
- the mutL gene encoding DNA mismatch repair endonuclease MutL gives rise to the protein MPDLIQLLPDSVANQIAAGEVVQRPASVVKELVENALDARATDIRVLVKDAGRTLIQVIDNGIGMSETDARIAFDRHATSKIKSADDLFAIRTMGFRGEALASIAAIAHVELRTRSTDSDLGTQIVISGSKVESQKPIACDKGSNFIIRDLFYNVPARRRFLKSNATELRYIISEMHRVALANPEIAFILVHNDQPLLNLKSENHRQRIEAIAGKQSNKQHIPVNIETSVVYIHGFIGTPQGARKTVGNQYFFVNKRYMRHSYLHKAVMDAYSNLIPSDAYPSYYLYLDIAPEMIDVNIHPTKTEIKFEDEQLIWKILNSAIRESLGKHSIVPSIDFDTEGQIDIPVTFNPTEVKPPQISFNPDYNPFRKESNYNRPQSTLIPEWQELYKGFEKGGEITLPDDDEEEEILVLPSKGNEADIQTSIVNFEHDRPVEDATFFQIKNKYILTPVRSGLMVIDQRRAHERVLFERFINTIRSGNSATQQLLFPEILHPDTDDAVLMRDIMEDLGTFGFDIKETEPGIFAVSGIPDGFDNSRTVSFLDQLLEAYKSGEKDASLEMREQLAAIMARNACMMAGERLSAEEMTMLVAQLFQCNTPAYTSSGKRVFTIVENEEIEKWFR
- a CDS encoding YifB family Mg chelatase-like AAA ATPase, with the translated sequence MLVKTFGAAVAGIDAIPITIEVDISRGIRFFLVGLPDNAVKESQQRIESVFRVFGYTWPGRRIVINMAPADTRKEGSAYDLPLAIGVLAGDEQISADRIGDYLMMGELSLDGSLKPIRGALPIALCAKGNGFKGIILPRANAREASVVEGLDVYGAEDVGQVIGFLNGTLQLEPILFDLDSEFSDQASYHEMDLADVKGQESVKRALEVAAAGGHNMIMIGAPGSGKSMLAKRLATILPPMQLSEALETTKIHSVAGKMNGERALLTQRPFRSPHHTISSIALVGGGSFPQPGEISLAHNGVLFLDELPEFNRTVLEVLRQPLEDREITISRARVSLKYPASFMLVASMNPCPCGYYNHPEKECTCAPGMVQKYLSRISGPLLDRIDIHIEVVPVPFEKLASSPQAEKSEDVRARVIKARELQSKRFKEHLSVHCNAQMSSKLLRRYAVPDSAGAAILRNAMEKLGLSARAYDRILKLSRTIADLEGSENIHAHHVAEAVQYRSLDRSGWAG